A genome region from Labrus mixtus chromosome 9, fLabMix1.1, whole genome shotgun sequence includes the following:
- the cuedc1b gene encoding CUE domain-containing protein 1b isoform X2 — MTSLFRRSSSNGGSRGGGGGGQGQLNNSRSNRQVRRLEFNQAMEDFKTMFPTMDYEVIECVLRSNNGAVDATIDQLLQMSIDGQGSDDSSDSDDSIPAEILDRTLEPDSSDEEPPPVYSPPTYDMHIYDRKYPEAPPTPPPRFEAEPPSGHQQVRSYRNWNPPLLGNLPDDFLRILPQQLDSIKSSQSSLSQPSSSSSSSVSSVSQWTAGSGSLSGAAGTTGGSGLNSGATEQDKKLKQYLEDERIALFLQNEEFMRELQRNREFLVALERDRLKYESKKSKSNHSSSMESSSGEQYSAAAMEAVSDDAMFRDKLKHMGKSTRKKLFEIARTFSEKTKRRKSKRKMLLKHHSLGTANSTANLLDDVEGNPCEDGRPRRANTQGENEERNESLS, encoded by the exons ATGACCAGCCTGTTTAGGCGCAGCAGCAGCAATGGCGGCTCCAGAGGTGGCGGCGGCGGAGGGCAGGGGCAGCTCAACAACAGTCGGTCCAATAGGCAGGTCCGACGCCTGGAGTTCAACCAGGCCATGGAGGACTTCAAGACCATGTTCCCCACCATGGACTACGAGGTCATCGAGTGCGTGCTGCGCTCCAACAACGGAGCCGTGGACGCCACCATCgaccagctgctgcagatgagcaTCGATGGACAGGGCTCCGATGACAGCTCTGACTCGGATGACAGCATtccagcagag ATTCTGGATCGGACACTGGAACCCGACAGTTCAGACGAGGAACCGCCGCCCGTCTACTCTCCGCCAACGTATGACATGCACATTTATGACAGGAAGTacccagaagccccgcccacacCCCCGCCCAG ATTTGAAGCTGAACCTCCTTCAGGTCACCAGCAGGTCAGAAGCTACAGGAACTGGAACCCTCCTTTGCTTGGAAACCTCCCCGATGATTTCCTGAGGATCCTGCCCCAACAGCTCGACAGTATTAAG AGCTCTCAGAGTAGCCTCTCTCAGccttcatcatcctcctcctcttcggtGTCTTCAGTAAGCCAATGGACAGCCGGCTCTGGGTCACTGTCTGGAGCTGCAGGGACCACAGGAGGTTCAGGTCTGAACTCAGGAGCAACAGAACAAGACAAGAAGCTGAAGCAGTATTTAGAAGACGAGCGGATCGCACTGTTTCTCCAGAACGAGGAGTTTATGAGAGAGCTGCAACGCAACCGCGAGTTCCTCGTTGCCTTGGAGCGAG ATCGCTTGAAGTATGAGTCAAAGAAATCAAAGTCCAATCATTCATCTAGCATGGAGAGTTCCTCAG gagAACAATACTCTGCAGCTGCAATGGAGGCCGTCTCCGACGACGCCATGTTCAGggacaaactcaaacacatggGCAAAT CTACCAGGAAGAAGCTGTTTGAAATCGCCAGAACGTTCTCCGAGAAGACGAAGAGGAGAAAGTCCAAACGGAAGATGCTCCTGAAGCACCACTC ATTGGGTACAGCCAACTCTACAGCCAACCTCCTGGATGATGTGGAGGGAAACCCCTGTG AAGACGGTCGGCCAAGAAGAGCTAACACTCAGGGAGAGAACGAAGAACGTAACGAGTCCTTATCATG A
- the cuedc1b gene encoding CUE domain-containing protein 1b isoform X1 has translation MTSLFRRSSSNGGSRGGGGGGQGQLNNSRSNRQVRRLEFNQAMEDFKTMFPTMDYEVIECVLRSNNGAVDATIDQLLQMSIDGQGSDDSSDSDDSIPAEILDRTLEPDSSDEEPPPVYSPPTYDMHIYDRKYPEAPPTPPPRFEAEPPSGHQQVRSYRNWNPPLLGNLPDDFLRILPQQLDSIKSSQSSLSQPSSSSSSSVSSVSQWTAGSGSLSGAAGTTGGSGLNSGATEQDKKLKQYLEDERIALFLQNEEFMRELQRNREFLVALERDRLKYESKKSKSNHSSSMESSSGEQYSAAAMEAVSDDAMFRDKLKHMGKSTRKKLFEIARTFSEKTKRRKSKRKMLLKHHSLGTANSTANLLDDVEGNPCEEDGRPRRANTQGENEERNESLS, from the exons ATGACCAGCCTGTTTAGGCGCAGCAGCAGCAATGGCGGCTCCAGAGGTGGCGGCGGCGGAGGGCAGGGGCAGCTCAACAACAGTCGGTCCAATAGGCAGGTCCGACGCCTGGAGTTCAACCAGGCCATGGAGGACTTCAAGACCATGTTCCCCACCATGGACTACGAGGTCATCGAGTGCGTGCTGCGCTCCAACAACGGAGCCGTGGACGCCACCATCgaccagctgctgcagatgagcaTCGATGGACAGGGCTCCGATGACAGCTCTGACTCGGATGACAGCATtccagcagag ATTCTGGATCGGACACTGGAACCCGACAGTTCAGACGAGGAACCGCCGCCCGTCTACTCTCCGCCAACGTATGACATGCACATTTATGACAGGAAGTacccagaagccccgcccacacCCCCGCCCAG ATTTGAAGCTGAACCTCCTTCAGGTCACCAGCAGGTCAGAAGCTACAGGAACTGGAACCCTCCTTTGCTTGGAAACCTCCCCGATGATTTCCTGAGGATCCTGCCCCAACAGCTCGACAGTATTAAG AGCTCTCAGAGTAGCCTCTCTCAGccttcatcatcctcctcctcttcggtGTCTTCAGTAAGCCAATGGACAGCCGGCTCTGGGTCACTGTCTGGAGCTGCAGGGACCACAGGAGGTTCAGGTCTGAACTCAGGAGCAACAGAACAAGACAAGAAGCTGAAGCAGTATTTAGAAGACGAGCGGATCGCACTGTTTCTCCAGAACGAGGAGTTTATGAGAGAGCTGCAACGCAACCGCGAGTTCCTCGTTGCCTTGGAGCGAG ATCGCTTGAAGTATGAGTCAAAGAAATCAAAGTCCAATCATTCATCTAGCATGGAGAGTTCCTCAG gagAACAATACTCTGCAGCTGCAATGGAGGCCGTCTCCGACGACGCCATGTTCAGggacaaactcaaacacatggGCAAAT CTACCAGGAAGAAGCTGTTTGAAATCGCCAGAACGTTCTCCGAGAAGACGAAGAGGAGAAAGTCCAAACGGAAGATGCTCCTGAAGCACCACTC ATTGGGTACAGCCAACTCTACAGCCAACCTCCTGGATGATGTGGAGGGAAACCCCTGTG aAGAAGACGGTCGGCCAAGAAGAGCTAACACTCAGGGAGAGAACGAAGAACGTAACGAGTCCTTATCATG A